In Nicotiana tabacum cultivar K326 chromosome 11, ASM71507v2, whole genome shotgun sequence, a single window of DNA contains:
- the LOC107815581 gene encoding large ribosomal subunit protein eL33y isoform X2, producing the protein MVKGRQGERVRLYVRGTVLGYKRSKSNQYPSTSLIQIEGVNTKEEVDWYLGKRMAYIYKAKTKKNNSHYRCIWGKVCRPHGNSGVVRAKFKSNLPPKSMGSKVRVFMYPSNTKSTLFLFKFFIMLWYAVISVLLVSVFV; encoded by the exons ATGGTGAAGGGACGCCAAGGAGAGCGTGTAAG GCTCTATGTTAGAGGTACCGTTCTTGGATACAAAAg GTCGAAGTCGAATCAGTATCCAAGCACGTCATTGATTCAGATTGAGGGAGTGAATACTAAAGAAGAAGTGGATTGGTACTTAGGAAAGCGTATGGCTTATATTTACAAGGCCAAAACAAAGAAGAATAATTCACATTATCGTTGTATTTGGGGTAAAGTTTGTAGGCCACATGGTAACAGTGGTGTTGTTAGAGCTAAATTCAAGTCCAATCTGCCACCTAAATCAATG GGATCTAAGGTTAGAGTTTTCATGTACCCAAGCAACACAAAAAgtactttatttttgtttaaattttttattatgttATGGTATGCAGTTATTAGCGTGCTACTTGTTTCTGTATTTGTCTGA
- the LOC107815581 gene encoding large ribosomal subunit protein eL33y isoform X3, translated as MVKGRQGERVRLYVRGTVLGYKRSKSNQYPSTSLIQIEGVNTKEEVDWYLGKRMAYIYKAKTKKNNSHYRCIWGKVCRPHGNSGVVRAKFKSNLPPKSMGSKVRVFMYPSNTKTRYCVVNIFGGLTFV; from the exons ATGGTGAAGGGACGCCAAGGAGAGCGTGTAAG GCTCTATGTTAGAGGTACCGTTCTTGGATACAAAAg GTCGAAGTCGAATCAGTATCCAAGCACGTCATTGATTCAGATTGAGGGAGTGAATACTAAAGAAGAAGTGGATTGGTACTTAGGAAAGCGTATGGCTTATATTTACAAGGCCAAAACAAAGAAGAATAATTCACATTATCGTTGTATTTGGGGTAAAGTTTGTAGGCCACATGGTAACAGTGGTGTTGTTAGAGCTAAATTCAAGTCCAATCTGCCACCTAAATCAATG GGATCTAAGGTTAGAGTTTTCATGTACCCAAGCAACACAAAAA CAAGGTATTGTGTCGTTAACATCTTTGGAGGCCTTACGTTTGTCTGA
- the LOC107815581 gene encoding large ribosomal subunit protein eL33y isoform X1, whose product MVKGRQGERVRLYVRGTVLGYKRSKSNQYPSTSLIQIEGVNTKEEVDWYLGKRMAYIYKAKTKKNNSHYRCIWGKVCRPHGNSGVVRAKFKSNLPPKSMVHFIFSPNLIQGIVSLTSLEALRLSDQRSFSDQEFESFLSSWT is encoded by the exons ATGGTGAAGGGACGCCAAGGAGAGCGTGTAAG GCTCTATGTTAGAGGTACCGTTCTTGGATACAAAAg GTCGAAGTCGAATCAGTATCCAAGCACGTCATTGATTCAGATTGAGGGAGTGAATACTAAAGAAGAAGTGGATTGGTACTTAGGAAAGCGTATGGCTTATATTTACAAGGCCAAAACAAAGAAGAATAATTCACATTATCGTTGTATTTGGGGTAAAGTTTGTAGGCCACATGGTAACAGTGGTGTTGTTAGAGCTAAATTCAAGTCCAATCTGCCACCTAAATCAATGGTACATTTTATCTTCAGTCCTAATTTAATT CAAGGTATTGTGTCGTTAACATCTTTGGAGGCCTTACGTTTGTCTGATCAAAGGTCATTTAGTGATCAAGAATTTGAATCTTTTTTAAGTAGTTGGACATAA